A window from Chrysemys picta bellii isolate R12L10 chromosome 2, ASM1138683v2, whole genome shotgun sequence encodes these proteins:
- the LOC135981357 gene encoding uncharacterized protein LOC135981357, with protein MESQDRKRAPAWTEREVRDLLAIWGDESVLAELRSSKRNGKVLEKVSKAMKDRGHNRDTQQCRVKIKELRQAYHKAREANGRSGAEPQTCRFYAELHAILGGAATTTPTVCYDSINGETHREDGSGNEEDEDGGTVGSSQQQGSRETGFPNSQDMFVTLDLEPVTPELTQDPQGTQETSAANVSPSQRLVNIRKRKRRTRDDMFTELQMSSHADRAQQNAWRQSMSDMRKAQYEREERWRAEWRDEKSKWQAEDDRWRQLADRRQESMLCLLEHQTDMLERMVELQERQQEQRPPLQPLFNQQPSSPSSIASSPRRPRTRWGGLRPPSHSTPDDRPSIRRLAFNKT; from the exons atggagtcccaggatcgcaaaagagctccagcatggaccgaacgggaggtacgggatctgctcgccatatggggagatgaatcagtgctagctgaactccgtagcagtaaaagaaatggaaaagtattagaaaaggtctccaaggccatgaaggaccgaggccataacagggacacacagcagtgccgcgtgaaaattaaggagctacggcaagcttaccacaaagccagagaagcaaacggaaggtccggggcagagccgcaaacttgccgcttctacgcggagctgcatgccattctagggggtgcagccaccactaccccaaccgtgtgctatgactccatcaatggagaaacacacagggaagacggttcggggaacgaggaagatgaggatggaggtactgtaggtagctcacagcagcaaggaagcagagaaaccggtttccccaacagccaggatatgtttgtgaccctggacctggaaccagtaacccccgaactcacccaagaccctcagggcacacaggagacctctg ctgcaaatgtttctccttcgcagaggctagtgaacattagaaagagaaaacgtaggacgcgggacgatatgttcacggagctgcagatgtcctcccacgctgatagagcacagcagaatgcgtggaggcagtcaatgtcggacatgagaaaagcacaatatgaacgagaggagaggtggcgggctgaatggcgggatgaaaagagcaagtggcaggctgaagacgataggtggcgtcagcttgcagacagacggcaagagtcaatgctctgtctgctggagcatcaaactgatatgctcgagcgtatggttgagctgcaggaaaggcagcaggagcagagaccgccgctacagcccctgtttaaccaacagccctcctccccaagttccatagcctcctcacccagacgcccaagaacacggtgggggggcctccggccacccagtcactccaccccagatgatcgcccaagcatcagaaggctggccttcaataagacttaa